acagttgttttagttaattgtttgtttttggttgaattgtttaattgctcttaTTCTTATTTCGACAAAAATCCCTCATTGCCAATTGGAACTTCAAAGAGACAAATAgccccagtccctgaggagacgatcCTGTTTGCCACTGTCCAGTTGTTAGTAAAGTTTGTCagctaattaattctggtatattggattaaacaaactcttcgggaatatGAATCAAGTAATCCATTGCATATCTAGAATCCCTATTCCAGTACCTagaattaattattgactgcttttggcGGTGGttaggttttattattattattgcacaggttcggcacctgacAATTTTTGGCGCTATTGCCAGGGACTGgcgttaattatttattttttttaaattcatattttgttctaattttttgatatttttctaatttatgCCTCGTTCTTCTCATACAGGCAAATTGATTTtcgaccctgaagtagagaagaccgcgTGCCGAACTAGGAAAGAaaccagacagctcagagagAAGCAATCAGTGTTGCACCTTAGAAACTTGATCCAGAGGTTGAGTCGACGAATTTGCGGGGTGATAATTCGAGTGATCCAGACCAAGAGGAAAGCACCATGGCGAATGCATGAAtactaagggagttggctgctcctgatttaaatcagcaacCCTTATGCATTACTTTTTCGCATTTAAATAATAGCATATtttttgagttaaaatctggcCTAATTCATTTTCTACCATTTTTTCACGGtttaccaggtgaggagccGCACAAGCACTTGCAAAAATTCGATGTGGTCTGCACGAGTATGAAGCCCCCTGGAATTACTGAAAAACAGATTAAAATAAGAGCATTCCCCTTTTTGCTCAAGGACGCGGCGAAGGATTGGTAATACTACCTCCCTCCAGGTAGTATCACCACCTGGGAGCAATTGcaaaaaattttttagaaaaatactTCCCTGCTTCTCAGGCTGCTAGCATAAGGAAAGAGATATGTGGAATCAAGTAACACTCAAGCGAGTCTCCTTATGAGTACTGAAGAGGTTCAAAAAGTTGTGCATCAAATGCCCTCAACATCAGATAAGTGAGTAATTGCTCATCCAATATTTCTATGAGGGGTTACTCTTCAGGGACAGAAACATAATCGATGCTGCGAGTGGAGGAGCGTTGGTAAACAAGACTCCTCGAGAAGcttgggagttgattgaagggATGGCTGAGAATTTACAACAATTCAATTCAGGAGATAATGCCCCGACGCGGAGGGTGAACGAGGCAGAAACATCCTCCATCCAATAACAACTCTCTGAGTTGACGTCCTTCGTGCGACAACTGGCTGTGGAAAATGTCCCACAAACCAAAGTATGTGGGGTATGTATTGCCCTGGGTCATTCTATGGAGATGTATCCGCTGGTTCAAGAAGGAAATGCAGAACAAGTGAACATGGTTAGCCACGTGTCCGCACTGAGAAAGTAATACGACTCATATTCAAGTACCTACAATCCTGGTTGGAGAAATCATCCCAACCTCAGTTATGAAGGAAATAGGTAGTATAACTTTGTGCCGAATAGACAACAAGGGTATCAACAGTAGTACCAACCTCGACCGCCACCTTCTCCACCGAGGTCTAGCCCATCtttggaggagatgatgaaacaaCCGATGGCTACTACCGCACAACATCAACAAAAGATGACTCCGAACTACAGAACATAAAGAATCAAATGAGCCAGATGCAATCTATACAGAATCAGATGAATCAAATGGCCATAACGatcaaccgtttggagtcccaagttCAAGAGAAGTTGCCATCTCAACCTGAATTGAATCCAAAGAATATAAGCGCAATGACCTTGAGGAATGGCAAGGAAGTTCAAGAACCCGAACTTATGATTTCTAAGGACAAGGACGAGGAACGAATGAGAAAGAGCTGGAAGAGGAGGGCAGAGACAACAAAGCTCCAAAGGTACTCCTGGACGCAGTTATTACAGTTAAGACTAATTCACCTCCTTTTCCTAGTAGGTTGGAGAAACCAAGGAAGCAGGACAAGGAGAAAGAGATCCTGGAAATCTTTCGCAATGTGGAGATCAACATCCTCCTGCTGGATGCGATCAAACAAGTACCCAAATATGCAAAGTTTTTAAGGCACTTGTGTGTCAATCGAAGGTGGTTGAAAGGAGATGAGAGAGTGGTAGTGAGAGAGTATGTGTCAGCAATTCTACAacgaaagtttccaccaaaatgCGGGGATCCAGATATGTTACTATTCCCTGTTGGATAGGTAACACGCTGATTGAAAAGGCCATGTTAGACTTAGGAGACTCGATTAATGTCATGTCAAAATTCATATATGTTTCTTTGAACTTAGGCTCTTTAAAGAAGACTGGGATAATATTCCAACTAGCTGACCGAACCAATGCATACCCTGATGGGTTGGTTGAAGatgttttgataaaaattaatgaattagtTTTCCCaactgatttttatgtgcttgacatggatgatgaaCACTCCCACGAACCATCACCCTTGCTGTTAGGTAGACCCTTCTTGAGTACAACTCGAACCAAatttgatgttaataagggcaCCCTGTCCATGGAATTTGATTGTGAGATTGTTCATTTTAACATCTTTGAAACCATGAAATATCCTTCAAATTCAAATGTCAGCTCTATTTTCTCTGTAAATTCAAATGCTATTGACCCTGCGGTacaggaggtttttgaaattgaaggtaGGGATGAGTTAGAAGTCGCCTTGATCAGGCACTTTGAGTCAGAGACGACCTCTGGGGTAGAGTTGAGTGAAAATCTCAAATGTGTGATTGGAACGTTGCAGTCGTTGCCAACCACGAAAACAAGCTATGGTCTCGCTCCTATTTTCATACCTGAATCTCACCAAAAATTACTtccatctgtggtgcaggcacctATCTTGGAATTGAATCCCCTGCCGAAACACCTGAAATATGCATACTTGGGTGAAGGGGAAACACTCCCAGTGATCATCTTCGCGAGTTTATCAAAGGTTTAAGAAGACAAACTGATTCGAATTCTTAGGGAATATAAGCAGGCGATAGGATGGACCATCGCTGATATTAAGGGAATTAGCCCCGCGGTATGTATGCATCGGATTCGACTCGAGGAAAGCGCTAAACCAGTGCAACAAGTTCAAAGGAGACTGAATCCTCTCATGATGAAGGTCGTAAAGAAAGATATTCTAAAGCTGCTGGATGTAGGGATCATATTCACAATATCAGATAGTCCATGGGTGAATCCAATACAAGTGGTCCTAAAGAAGACAGAGGTGACAGTAGAATCAAATCAAGAGGGTGAGATCGCGCCAATTCGAAAAGCCACCGGGTGGTGGCAATGTATCGATTATAGGAAATTGAACGCCGTCACGAAAAAGGATAATTTTTCCCTCCTTTCATTGATCAGATGGTAGAGCGATTAGCATGTCGaacttactattattttttgCATAGCTTTTCAGGTTATTTTCAAATTGTTATCGCCCCTGAGAACCAGGAGAAGACTACATTCACGTGTCCGTTTAGAACGTTTGCATACAGACGAAAGCCGTTTGGGTTGTGTAATGCGCCTGCTATTTTTCAAAGATGTATGGTAAGCATTTTTTCAGAGTATGTTGAGAAGATTATTGAGGTTTTCATGGACGATTTCAGTATGTAcggtgaaaattttgataactGTTGAGATAATCTGAAATTAATCTTAGTTAGGTATATAGAAACTAATCTCAtacttaattgaaaaaaatatcaCTTTATGGTCGAATATGGGATAGTTTTGGGTCATGTAGTGTCGTCTAGAGGTATTGAGTTTGATAAGGCAAAAATAGATGTTATATTTACTTTACCTTACTCCGTGAGTGTGCGGGAAGTGCATTCTTTCTTGGGTCATGCAGGTGTCTATCGaaggtttattaaagatttcttgaaaattgaagCACCATTGTTCCAACTTTTACAAAAAGAGATGCCCTTCATATTCGATGAAGCATGTAAGGGGGCGTTTGATAGGTTGAAAGATTTATTAATCTCGTCACCTATTATCCAACCTCCTGACTGAAACCTACCATTCGAGATCATGTGCGACGCCAGCGATTATGCAGTAGGCGCGGTGCTGGATCAAAGAGTAGAAAAAACAGCCCATACTATCCACTATGTATCCCGAGCCTTGAACGAAATTCAATTGAACCATTCAACCACCGAAAAGAAGCTCTTGGCGATTGTTTTTGCTTTAGATAAATTTCGATCTTATTTACTAGGTGATAAAGTTATTATATTTTCTGATCATGTAGCGTTGCAGTATCGTTGGCCAAGAAAGATGTAAAATCGCAACTGATAAGGTGGATATTATTGGTACAAGAGTTCGACCTGGAGATCAGAGATAAGAAAATGGTGGAGAACCTGGTAGCAGATCACTTGAGTCGAATACAAGTCGGCGAAAACGACCTCCCACTGAGAGAAGCATTCCCTGATGAGCATTTACTTTCTATTAATTTATCTTTGCCTTGGTATGCAAATATTGTTAACTTTCTAGTCAATGACAAGTTCCCTGCAGGATGGTCTAAGGCGAAGAGGGACAAATTAAGAAGTGATGCAAAGTCCTACATTTGAGATGATTCTTACCTCTGGAAGCGTGGTGCCGACCAAGTCATTCAAAAATGTGTAAGTGAGGATGAATTCCAATCTATCCTAATctattgtcactcttttgcatgtgTAGGTCATTTCGGATCAAAGAGAATGGCTCGTAAAGTGTTGGAGAGTGGTTTCTACTGGCTGACCCTCTTCAGGGATGCCCGCTCATTTTGTAAGTTTTGTGATAAGTGTCAACGAGTAGGTAGTCTTTCTCGTAGGGATCAAATGACCCAAACCCCAATGATCTTCgttgaaatttttgacgttTGGAGTATTGACTTTATGGGTCCTTTTCCATCGTATTTTGGTTTTCTATATATATTGCTTGCCGTAAACTATGTCTCGAAATGGGTGGAAGCAAGGGTCATCCGTACTAATGATTCCAAAGTGGTTACAGAATTCGTCAAGTCTAACATTTTTGTCTGCTTTGGGATGCTGCGAGGAATTGTAAGTGATTGTGGTAGCCATTTTTGCAACAAGACGATCACGGTAGTTTTTAGGAGGTACGGTGTCTTACATAAAATCTCCATATCCTACCATTCTCAAACAAACGGTCAGGCGGAAGCATCGAACCGAAAGATCAAGTCGATTCTAGAGAAAATAGTCCGACCCGATAGGAAAGATTGAAGTATGAGACTAGAAGATGCATTATGGGCATATAGGACGGCGTACAAGACACCCATTGACATGTTCCCTTATCGGTTAGTATTTGGGAAGTCATGTCACCTCCCGGTCGAGTTCGAGTATAGAGCATTTTGGGTGGTCAAGCAATGCAATATAGACATCGAGGAGGGCGAAATTCAAAGGAAATTGTAGTTACATGAGTTGAAGGAAATTCGAAATGAAACATACGAGAATGTTGTGATCTataaggagaaaaacaagatCTCTCATGACCAACAGATCTCCACGAAGAAATTCGTCTGTGGGCTAAAAGTTCTACTGTACCACTCGAAATTGAAGTTATTTTCAGGTAaattacgttctcgttggatcGGTTCTTTTATTGTGACTAATGTCTTTCACTATGTTGTACTGGAGATCAAAAGCTTGAACatggagaagaaatttgtggtgaatggtcatcgtctcaagcCATATTATGAAGGATTTCTAGTGGAACGGGTAGAGATGATACAACTGAAGACCCGACTTGCTTAGTTTAAGCAAATTCTGGATTACGTCTAGTCAAAGaagttaaagaaaggcgcttttgggaggcaacccaaatattggttttgttattttttgttgTTCAATTCTTTAAATATATCATTTCTCACTTGGGTGCTGATTAATCTTGATATGTTCCTCCACTGTGACCAGGACAGGTATTCTTCGCATGCCCACTCAAGAAGGGCACGCGTTAATCATATAAACCCCAACCTTATGGTCAGTGGACATTTACCAATCTTGGCGTGGCCACGCCATGTTGGTAAAACTTCAGCATCTCGCGACGTTGGCAAAAAGTAGAATCTTGGGGTGTCCATGCGAGGAGGGCGCGCGTTAAATTGCGAAAAGTGACTCCCAAGATCAGTGGACGTTTTCCAATCTTGGCATACGCACGCCGTGTTTGacgatccaaaaaaaaaattaataacatTATTTTTCGTTTTAACCTTCAGTTGTTTTGTtcgaattttaaaattttaattcaattcgaaaagaaaaaaagacccccacaaaccattttttttcctcttctttctttttctttctttcttcccctcttctttctttcttcttttccatttttttgtcTTCTCCAGTCGAAATCCCTAGCCGCCGCCGCTGTCtatcatctctctctctcaatcTCACTCTCAACCGCGCCACCCATCACGTGTGACGCCTCCCTCCTCCTCCCTTTCCTCGTGCGTCGCCTCCACCTGGATACGCCGCGCTCTTCCCCTCTCCCTTTTCAGCCCACAGTCGCACGACATCCTCCACAGCCACACGATGTGAACGCCTCTCTCCCTCTCAACCAAGCGTCGCCCCTCCAGCCACCATATTCCCTCGCGACTGTCGAGTTCAGCACTCCACCGCCGCCAACGCACACGCCAGCGAGCGAACCCAGCCACTGTCGAGCCGCCACCGTTTGTTTCTGCCACCACGCCGTCGCTACCTGTCAATTCttgacaggtggaggtattgaGGTTTCTACATCATTAGttaattttttggatattttatttCTGGAATTTGTTGCTACATTCTTAATTGGCCGAACTACATTGCACTAGTGGGGGTGATTTACTTGATTTTTAACGGGTTTGTTCGTTTGGGACTTCTATTGCTCCATTGGGGTTGATATTTTCTGGAACCTCTGACAGTTATTTTATTTGGGAGTTATTTGAAGTTAATTTGGGTGTTTGCTGATTCTATTGGGGCGTTTGTTGCGATTTTGGGTTGGGAATTTGTTTGCTGATTCTTTTGCACCTTTTGTTGCGATTTCCAAGAGAATTTTGTtgttgatttaattttttttataacctCTGCCATTATTAAAACTGCTATTTTATTGGGACGTTTGCTGGTTTGATAGTTTGATAATGTACACATTTCATTATCATCTTGGACGACCCTATTTTTGTCAAGTGTTTACTGGCTTTGTTGGAGATATCTTTCATCCCTGTGTTTTACTCATTTATTCAACGTTTTCTACTTCTCTGTTGCCCTCTATCGGATATTGGAATTTCTTTGGTTGTCTAGTAGTGACCATGGTGCGATCCAAATCCTCTTTTAGTTCTAGGACACCTAGAACCCCTCAGCCTCCCCAACCACAGCCCACCATTCCCGTTTCTGACCTCTCGCACGACCCTTCTTCCTCTGGGAGGAGGGCTCGCCTTGGGAAGTAAAGAGGCGTCCAT
This portion of the Coffea eugenioides isolate CCC68of chromosome 11, Ceug_1.0, whole genome shotgun sequence genome encodes:
- the LOC113752187 gene encoding uncharacterized protein LOC113752187 gives rise to the protein MLDLGDSINVMSKFIYVSLNLGSLKKTGIIFQLADRTNAYPDGLVEDVLIKINELVFPTDFYVLDMDDEHSHEPSPLLLGRPFLSTTRTKFDVNKGTLSMEFDCEIVHFNIFETMKYPSNSNVSSIFSVNSNAIDPAVQEVFEIEGRDELEVALIRHFESETTSGVELSENLKCVIGTLQSLPTTKTSYGLAPIFIPESHQKLLPSVVQAPILELNPLPKHLKYAYLGEGETLPVIIFASLSKV